GGGCATGGAGCAGGATAAGATCAACGCCTACATGACCCTCTACACCGCCCTGGTGAACATTTCCAAGGCGGCGGCGCCCATGATCCCCTTCATGACCGAGGAGATCTACCAGAACCTGGTGCGCAGCATCGATCCTTCTGCTCCGGAGAGTATCCACCTGTGCGACTTCCCTGTGGTACAGGAAAGTGAGATCAACAAAGAGCTGGAGTCCAACATGGAACAGGTGCTCAAACTGGTGGTTATGGGCCGGGCCTGCCGGAATACGGCCAATATCAAGAACCGTCAGCCCATCGGGAAAATGTTTGTGAAGGCGGACTTTGAACTGCCGGCCTTCTATCAGGATATCGTGACCGACGAGCTGAATGTAAAGGAAATGGAGTTCACCAAGGACGTCCGGGCCTTTACTTCCTATACCTTCAAGCCTCAGTTAAAGACGGTGGGACCCAAGTACGGGAAAATGCTGGGCGGCATCAAGGCGGCCCTGGAGTCCCTGGACGGGAACGCCGCCATGGATGAACTGAACGCTACAGACGCCCTGAAGCTTGACGTGAACGGCCAGGAGATCACCCTTTTCCGGGAGGATCTTCTCATTGAGACCGCTCAGACGGAAGGCTATGTGTCCGAGCAGGACAACGGTGTTACCGTGGTGCTGGACACCAACCTGACAGAGGAGCTTCTGGAGGAAGGGTTTGTCCGCGAGATCATCAGCAAGGTGCAGACCATGCGGAAAGAAGCCGGATTCGAAGTGATGGATAAGATCGGCATCACCTATGAGGGAACCGGACGGGCAGAGGAGATCTTCGCCCGGAACGCGGATACTATCGGAGAAGAGACGCTGGCGTTAAGCGTGGAGAAAGCCGCGCCGGCAGGATATGTGAAGGAGTGGAAGATCAATGGTGAAGACGTTGTTCTCGGAGTGGAGAAAAAATAATCCGGATCCGGCCACAACGGAAAACGGAAAGGAAGCAAGTATGTATAATCCAAGATTTGAGAAAGAAGAATTCAAGAAAGAAGTTACCAATAATGTGAAGACCCTCTTCCGCAGGACTGTGGAGGAGGCGTCTCCCCAGCAGCTGTTCCAGGCGGTCTCCTACGCGGTGAAGGAAGCCATCATCGACGACTGGATCGCCACCCAGAAGCAGATGGACAAAGACGATCCCAAGATGGTCTACTATATGTCCATGGAGTTCCTTTTGGGAAGAGCCCTGGGCAACAACCTGATCAACATGACCGCTTACAAAGAGGTGAAGGAAGCCCTGGATGAGATGGGCATCGACCTGAACGCCATCGAGGACCAGGAGCCGGATCCGGCCCTTGGAAACGGCGGCCTGGGACGTCTGGCGGCCTGTTTCCTGGACTCTCTGGCAACCCTGGGATATTCTGCCTACGGCTGCGGCATCCGTTACCGCTACGGCATGTTCAAGCAGAAGATCGAGAACGGCTATCAGGTGGAGACCCCGGACAACTGGCTCAAAGACGGCAATCCCTTTGAGCTGAGACGGCCGGAGTACGCCAAAGAGATCCGGTTTGGGGGAAATATCCGGGTAGAGTATGATGAGAGCGGCAAGACCCATTTTGTACAGGAGAATTATGAGTCAGTCCTTGCGGTTCCCTATGATTATCCCATCGTGGGCTACAACGATCATCTGGTGAATACCCTGCGGATCTGGGACGCGGAGCCGATCGTGGACTTCCAGCTGGATTCCTTTGACCGGGGAGATTACCACAAGGCGGTGGAGCAGCAGAACCTGGCCAAGAACATCGTGGAGGTGCTCTATCCCAACGACAACCATTACGCAGGAAAAGAACTGCGTCTGAAGCAGCAGTATTTCTTCATCTCTGCCAGCATTCAGACTGCCATTGAGAAATATAAGAAGAACCATGACGACATTATGAAGTTGCCGGAGAAGGTGACCTTCCAGATGAACGACACCCATCCTACGGTTGCGGTGGCAGAGCTTATGCGGATCCTTCTGGACGAGGAAGGCCTGGGCTGGAATGAGGCGTGGGAGATCACAACCAGGACCTGTGCCTATACCAATCACACCATTATGGCGGAGGCGCTGGAGAAGTGGCCCATCGACCTGTTCTCCCGTCTGCTCCCCAGGATCTACCAGATCATCCAGGAGATCGACCGCCGGTTTGTAGAAGAGATCCGGCGTCAGTATCCGGGAGATGAGGGCAAGGTAAAACGGATGGCCATCCTGATGGACGGCCAGGTGAAGATGGCTCATCTGGCCATCGTGGCAGGCTATTCTGTCAACGGCGTGGCAAGACTCCACACCGAGATCCTGAAACATCAGGAGCTTAAGGACTTCTATGAGATGATGCCCCAGAAATTCAACAACAAGACCAACGGCATCACCCAGCGGCGTTTCCTGATGCACGGCAATCCGCTGCTGGCGGACTGGGTGACTGACAAATTGGGGACCAAAGACTGGATCACCGACCTGTCCCTGATGAAGGGCCTGAAGAAATGGGCGGACGACAAAGAAGCCCTTCAGGAATTCATGGACATCAAGTATAAAAATAAAGAACGGCTGGCAGACTATATCCTGAAGCACAACGGCATCGAGCTGGATCCCAGATCCATTTTCGATGTACAGGTAAAACGTCTCCATGAATACAAGCGCCAGCTTCTTAATATCCTGCACGTGATGTATCTCTACAACGAGATCAAGGAGCACCCGGAGAAGAGCTTCTATCCCAGAACCTTTATCTTCGGCGCCAAGGCGGCGGCAGGCTATGTGCGGGCGAAACAGACCATCAAGCTGATCAATTCCGTGGCGGACGTGATCAACAACGACCGCAGTATTAACGGCAAGCTGAAGGTGGTATTTATCGAGGATTACCGGGTATCCAACGCAGAGCTTATCTTCGCGGCGGCGGATGTGAGCGAGCAGATCTCCACCGCTTCCAAGGAGGCCTCCGGAACTGGCAATATGAAGTTCATGCTCAACGGCGCTCCCACCCTGGGAACCATGGATGGGGCAAATGTGGAGATCGTGGAAGAGGTTGGCCGGGAGAACGCGTTTATCTTCGGTCTTAGCTCAGATGAAGTCATCAACTTTGAGCAGAACGGCGGGTATGACCCAAGGGAGATCTACAACAACGATCCCCAGATCCGCCGGGTAGTGGATCAGCTGGTGGACGGCACCTACGCCCATGGCAATACGGAAATGTACCGGGATCTCTACAATTCGCTCTTAAGCGGTGGAAACGGCAGCCGCCCGGATATGTATTTCATCTTGAAGGATTTCCGCGCTTACGCCAATGCCCAGGAGCAGGTGGAAGAGGCTTACCGGGATCGGGATCGCTGGGCAAGGATGGCTCTCCTGCAGACGGCAAGCTGCGGCAAGTTCTCTTCCGACCGGACCATTCAGGAGTATGTGGATGACATCTGGCATCTGGATAAGATCACAGTGGAGGTGTAGGCAATGAACAATGCAGGCGGAGTGGTTACGCTGGTTTTGATCTATCTGCTGGTTTTCGGCGGCCTGGGGATTGGAGCGCTGGTCAGCTACATTTTGCGGGGCGTGGGTATGTACACCCTGGGAAAACGCCGGGGGATGGACTATCCCTGGCTGGCGTTCATCCCCTACGCCCGCACCTGGTTCCAGGGGGAACTGTGCGGTACCCTGCATTTTGGCCATAAGGAGCTTAAGTCCCCGGGGATCTGGCTTCTGGTGATCCCGGTGGTGGGAGGTATTGTGACCGGACTTTTCTCCATCTTTATCTGGGGAGGTCTGGCGCTGCAGATCACAGAGATTGTGACATCCGTAACCGCCACCACCTATTCCGACGCTTACTACAGCTATCAGGGCGGCGCCTCTGTAGGCGGATTCCTGATGATGCTGGTAGGGATCCTGCTCTTTGCTTTGGTGTCTCTTGCGGTGTCCGCAGTGTCCGGGACCCTGGAGGTGCTGGTGAACCGGCAGATCTTCGCCCGGTACGCGCCGGACAACAATGCGCTGCTCCACGCGGTGATGGGGATCTTCCTGCCACTGTACACGTCCATCTATTTCTTCCTCATCCGGAACCGGGAGATGGGGTCCCAGCCGGGACCGGGAGGTTTTGCTTTCGGACCGCAGCAGGGAGCAATAGAAGAATAAAAGGACCAGCCCTTCCATATAAGTATATGGGAGGGCTTTTTTATGTGGCAGAGAGTGAAAAAACTGGGCTGTTATCTTCTGATCATCCTTCTCTTGCCCTACGTGGTCACCGTATTTGTAAATGGGCCAGGCCTTGTGTCCTCTTCCCAGGTGGACAGCGCCGGGGTCCGGGTGAACACCGGGGAGGGAGAGGTGGAAATGTCCCTGGAGGAATACTGCATCGGGGTCCTGGCCCGGGCGATCCCGGCGGACTATGAGGAGGAGGCGCTGAAGGCCCAGGCTGTGCTGGTGCGGACAGACATTTACGGAAAGCTTCAGGAGGGTGGGACCAATGCCGTTCTGGAGGAAGGGTTCTGGGACAAGGAGGAGATGGAGGAGGCCTGGGGCCTGGCCGGGTACAGGACCAGTTATAAGCGGCTTGAGAGAGCCTGGAAGGAGACGGAAGGCCAGGTGCTTACCTATGAGGGCGCCCTTGCCAGAACGCCTTTTTTCCGCCTCAGCAACGGCAGTACCAGGGACGGGAAGGAAGTGCTGGGGGAGGACTGCCCCTATCTGAAGATCGTGGACTGCCCCCTGGATATGGAGGCGGTGGAACAGCTGCAGACGGTCACGCTGGAGGAAGACCTGGACGCGGAGGTGGAGAAGGTGGATACCGCCGGCTACGCGCTCAGCGTTCGGGTGGGGAAGGAGACGGTCAGCGGGGAGGAGTTTCGGGAGGCCTACCACCTGGCTTCCAGCTGTTTCACCTTGCAGAAGTATGAAGGGACTCTGCGGATCACCACCCGGGGCGTGGGGCACGGCCTTGGCATGAGCCAGTACACTGCCGGGAAAATGGCGGAGGAAGGCAGCACATTTGAAGAGATCCTTATCTTTTTCTTCCCGGGGACGGCGCTCCAGGAGGTGGCGCAGATCGTAGACCTTGGCAAAGAGGGATAAAGGCTGCGGGAAAAGATTCATTTTCAGAGAATAAGGAGATCACCATCTGGCAAGAATAAAGGCAAAGGTGGTGATAGAAAATGAATCAAAATCCAAATCCAAATCAGAGAAAGAAATCAAAGCCAAGGAAAAGAAGAGGGGCTACCGCCGCCGCGGTGTTAAGCTTCGCGGCAGCCATCGCGATCGTCGGAACATATACATTCAGGGATTATAAGGAATCCCAGCGGGAGGATCAGCTGGCGCTGGCGGAAGAAGCCCGGGAGACACAGCAGCAGGAGCCGAAAGAGAGCCAGGAGACCAACACCGACCTGATCCTTAACACAGAGGAGCCGGCGGAAGAAAAGGATGCCGGCATGACGGAGGCGGAAGAGGAAGAAGAGTCTGTCTTGGAGGAAAATACGGAAAAAGACGAGGCGGTTCAGAGCACAAGCAGCCAGATCCCCGGCTTCACCAGCGACAGTAAGCTTCTGTGGCCGGTGGACGGCAACGTGCTGCTTAGCTTCAGCATGGATAAGACCGTGTACTTTTCCACTCTGGATCAGTACAAGTATAATCCGGCCATGGTCATCTCCGGAGCAGAAGGAGACCAGGTGATCGCGTCCGCCCCCGGGATCGTCAAATCCATCGACGTAACCGCTGAGACCGGGACCACAGTCAACGTAGACCTGGGGAACGGCTATGAACTGTTCTACGGCCAGCTGAAAGAAGTACCGGTGAAGGCAGGAGATTATGTAGACGCCAAGACCGTGCTGGGATACGTGGGACAGCCCACGAAATACTATAGCGTAGAAGGCTGTAACGTGTATTTTGAGATGAGGAAAGACGGGCAGCCGGTCAATCCTATGGAGTATCTGGTAGAGTAGGAAAAGTCAAAAAGGGACAGGGTGTTTTCAATCTGGGACGTGGTATTTTTAAAAATACCACGTCCCCACTTATGGTGTTATACTGAAAAGAGAAGCTATTTTCAGGGATTTACAAGGATTTACAAGAAAAGGGGATTGAAGGAAATGAATTATACTTATATCCTGCGCTGCAGCGACGGCAGCCTTTACACCGGATGGACCAATGACATAGAGAAGCGCCTGGAGCAGCATAACGCAGGCAAAGGGGCCAAGTATACCAAGGGGAGAACGCCGGTAACACTGGAGTACTGCGAGAAGTTTGAGACAAAGCAGGAAGCCATGCGGCGGGAGTGGGAGATCAAGCAGATGAGCCGGAAAGAAAAAGAGGCGTTAATCAAAGTGGGGACGTGGTATTTTTAAAAATACCACGTCCCAGATTGAAAACACCCTGTCCCTTTTTGAAATCTTACAGGACGAAGGCGTACATTACGATGAAATGGCAGGCGCTCCCGCCCATCACGAACAGATGGAAGATCTCATGGCTTCCAAAGTACTGATGCTTCCGGTTGAACAGGGGAAGCTTCAGGGCATAGATCACGCCGCCGATGGTGTATATAAGACCGCCGGCCAGCAGCCATCCGAACGCCGCCGGGGACATGGAATTGAGGATCTGCGTAAACGCCAGGACACAGGTCCAGCCCATCCCGATATACAGTACGGAAGAGACCCATTTGGGACAGTTGATCCAGAATGCCTTCATCAGGATCCCGGCGATGGCGATTCCCCATACAATGGATAAAAGTAGGATCCCGGTCCGCCCTTTCAGTACCAAAAGACAGATGGGAGTATAACTGCCGGCGATCAGCACGCTGATCATCATATGATCGATCTTCTTCAAAATGGTATTAACCTTCTTGGAGCGGTCAAAGGTATGATAAGTGGTGCTGGCCGCATATAATAAGATCAGACTCAGCGCATATACTGCGATAGAAATAATATAGATCCTGTCTGGTTCATGCGCGGCCTTTATTAAAAGCGGGATCGCGGCAAAGATTGCCATTAACATCCCGATAAAATGTGTGATCGCGCTGCCTGGATCTTTCACATGTTCTTTGATCACATCAGCCATATTGCCACCTCCTGAAACATTAAAGATATAACACGTAGTAATAAAAACTACTTATCAACATGTATATATTATACCCAATATTCCAAAAAAGCAAGCAAAAAAAGTGGGGACGTGGTATTTTTAAAAATACCACGTCCCCAGAAACTATTTCATGACTTTGTGAATTAAATTGTGCCAGTTCTTATGGGAAATCTTTTCAATCTCCTCGTCATTGAATCCAACCCGTTTCATTTCCGCGATCACATTTGGTACCTGGGAGCAATCCTCCAGGCCGATGGTGTACGGATTTTCCTGGCTGCTGAAGGAGTCCAGGGTGTCGCCGCACAGGTATTCGCAGAAATCAAATCCGAATCCTACATGGTCGATGCCCATGATCTCTACCATATGTACCAGGTGTTTCACCAGATTTTCCACGGTCTGTTTGTGGATGTCCGGGTGAACGAATTCATTGAAGGAGTTCAGGCCTACCATGCCGCCGGTCTCTGCCAGAGCCTTCAGCTGGTCGTCGGTCAGGTTCCGGCGCTGGTCGCAGAGGGCCCGGCAATTGGAGTGTGTGGCGACCACCGGCCCGCTTGCCGCGTCCAGGAGATCCCAGAAGGAGGTGTCGTTTAAGTGGGACACGTCCAGGATCATGCCCAGGTCTTCGATCTTGCGCACCGCCCTGCGGCCCAGATCGGTAAGTCCCCGTTCCGGCGTGCCCAGGGCTCCGGTGGCCAGCGGATTTTCTTCATTCCAGGTCAGGCTTGCGTGGCGGGCGCCGAAGTTATAGAATTCCTCGATCATATCCACGTCCTCGCCTACGCTCTTTAAGCCTTCCAGTCCGATGAAGGTATACATTTTCCCTTCTTTTCTCGCGGTTACCATATCCTCGTAGGACCGGCAGATCTTCAGGATATCCGCGCAGTCCGGCTCTTCATGGGAAATGGCCTCCATCATCTGATGGGTCCGTTTCAGCGGATCTTTGTCAAAGGGCGGATCATTCCAGATCACGAAGATCCCGCCCTCGATCTGACCTTTCTTGAAGCGGTCGTAGTGATATTTGCGGAAAATGTCAGATTCTCCGTTCAGGTAGTGGTGTGTGACGTCTGTCCAGATATCGCCGTGTGCATCAAAGTTCATAAATCAGACCTCCTTTGTAAAAGGATAAATGTGTCAACTGAGAATCATTTTCGTTGATAAAAAGATAAAAATAATACAGGGACGGACTTCCGCCCCTGTATGTAATCAGAATTTACGCTGCACCCAGCAGACTTCCTACGATCAGACCAAGATAGGTTCCGATAACGTATCCGATAGTACCAACGATCAGACAAGGTCCAACCAGTTTGGTCCAGCCTTTGGAAACAGCCATGGCTGCTGATGTGGTCGGTCCGCCGATGTTGGCGTTGGACGCACAGATGATCTCTTCCAGATCGAACTTGAAGATCTTGCCAAATACAAAACTGAAGACCATGTTTACGATAACTACGATTGCCGCGAATACAAGCAGCAATGGTGAGTTCCGTACGATCAACGGGATAGAAGCCGGAACACCGATTACAAAGAAGAACAGGTAGATCAGGAATGTTCCCAGTTCGTTTGTTCCTCTGATCTCGCCGAAGAATCCCGGAGCTGCGGTCGCGCAGATCATGGAGATGGTGGCGATCCACAGATACATGTTACCAAACAGGGTGTTCAGCATGGACAGAACCGGGTTGGAAGTCGGGATCACACCGCCCAGGAACGTAGCAACTGTGTTGGAAAGAGCAACGATCACGAAGGAAACGGCAACTGCCATGGCGATATCCTTAAGAGAGATCTCTTTCCGTCCCCAGTAAGCGGCAGCAGCGGTTTCGCCTTCTTCTTTATCTACGGTACCGGCCTCTACAGCATCCTGATGAGGATGTTTGTAGTTCTTGCGGAAGAAGCCGATGGTCGGGATCATAACCAGTACGAAGAAGTACAGAGCCATCAGCAGGTTATCTGCAACAGTGGCTGCGGACAGCATCTCGCCGGTTACGCCAAACGCCTCGCCCAGAGCGGCGAAGTTAACAGAACCGCCAACGTAGGTTCCGGTAAATACGCCTGCCAGCGCGTTCAGTTCCGGAATGAAATTGCCAAACAGGAAGAATCCAAGGATCGCGCCGCACATAGTGCCCACGGAACCAAACAGGAAGATTCCCAATAACCTCAGTGAATCCTTTCCCATGTCACGCACGTTACACTGCATCAGCAGAAGCGGCAGGGAAAGAGGAACTACATAGCTCCAAACTGCATCCCATACCGGTGCAGCTGTCGGAATGATTCCCAGATTTGATAATACAAGAGCAAGTACAAGGGCAACGATGGCTCCACTGGCTTTTGCGGCCCATGCGTATCTCTGTTCCAGATAAATAGCAGCAGCGGCGCCGGCGGCACAGATTGCCCAGAGTACCCAGGTGTTTTCCGCTCCTACAAGCGGATTGTTAAGGTCGAAAATATGTCCCCACATACTCTCTCCTCCTTTCAAAATTTTGTGCTTTGCTAAGAAGCTGTTACTTTTGTACACAGCTTAGTATAGTACGGTTTGTGGAAAATGTCAATAAATGCGGCGGAAATGAATGAAAATTCGCAAAAAGTGCATAAATAAGGAAAAGTTAAGAATTCCGGGTCCTGCGTCG
This window of the Massilistercora timonensis genome carries:
- a CDS encoding hemolysin III family protein, which produces MADVIKEHVKDPGSAITHFIGMLMAIFAAIPLLIKAAHEPDRIYIISIAVYALSLILLYAASTTYHTFDRSKKVNTILKKIDHMMISVLIAGSYTPICLLVLKGRTGILLLSIVWGIAIAGILMKAFWINCPKWVSSVLYIGMGWTCVLAFTQILNSMSPAAFGWLLAGGLIYTIGGVIYALKLPLFNRKHQYFGSHEIFHLFVMGGSACHFIVMYAFVL
- a CDS encoding SpoIID/LytB domain-containing protein, whose product is MWQRVKKLGCYLLIILLLPYVVTVFVNGPGLVSSSQVDSAGVRVNTGEGEVEMSLEEYCIGVLARAIPADYEEEALKAQAVLVRTDIYGKLQEGGTNAVLEEGFWDKEEMEEAWGLAGYRTSYKRLERAWKETEGQVLTYEGALARTPFFRLSNGSTRDGKEVLGEDCPYLKIVDCPLDMEAVEQLQTVTLEEDLDAEVEKVDTAGYALSVRVGKETVSGEEFREAYHLASSCFTLQKYEGTLRITTRGVGHGLGMSQYTAGKMAEEGSTFEEILIFFFPGTALQEVAQIVDLGKEG
- a CDS encoding glycogen/starch/alpha-glucan phosphorylase, whose translation is MYNPRFEKEEFKKEVTNNVKTLFRRTVEEASPQQLFQAVSYAVKEAIIDDWIATQKQMDKDDPKMVYYMSMEFLLGRALGNNLINMTAYKEVKEALDEMGIDLNAIEDQEPDPALGNGGLGRLAACFLDSLATLGYSAYGCGIRYRYGMFKQKIENGYQVETPDNWLKDGNPFELRRPEYAKEIRFGGNIRVEYDESGKTHFVQENYESVLAVPYDYPIVGYNDHLVNTLRIWDAEPIVDFQLDSFDRGDYHKAVEQQNLAKNIVEVLYPNDNHYAGKELRLKQQYFFISASIQTAIEKYKKNHDDIMKLPEKVTFQMNDTHPTVAVAELMRILLDEEGLGWNEAWEITTRTCAYTNHTIMAEALEKWPIDLFSRLLPRIYQIIQEIDRRFVEEIRRQYPGDEGKVKRMAILMDGQVKMAHLAIVAGYSVNGVARLHTEILKHQELKDFYEMMPQKFNNKTNGITQRRFLMHGNPLLADWVTDKLGTKDWITDLSLMKGLKKWADDKEALQEFMDIKYKNKERLADYILKHNGIELDPRSIFDVQVKRLHEYKRQLLNILHVMYLYNEIKEHPEKSFYPRTFIFGAKAAAGYVRAKQTIKLINSVADVINNDRSINGKLKVVFIEDYRVSNAELIFAAADVSEQISTASKEASGTGNMKFMLNGAPTLGTMDGANVEIVEEVGRENAFIFGLSSDEVINFEQNGGYDPREIYNNDPQIRRVVDQLVDGTYAHGNTEMYRDLYNSLLSGGNGSRPDMYFILKDFRAYANAQEQVEEAYRDRDRWARMALLQTASCGKFSSDRTIQEYVDDIWHLDKITVEV
- a CDS encoding GIY-YIG nuclease family protein, which produces MNYTYILRCSDGSLYTGWTNDIEKRLEQHNAGKGAKYTKGRTPVTLEYCEKFETKQEAMRREWEIKQMSRKEKEALIKVGTWYF
- a CDS encoding DUF819 family protein, which gives rise to MWGHIFDLNNPLVGAENTWVLWAICAAGAAAAIYLEQRYAWAAKASGAIVALVLALVLSNLGIIPTAAPVWDAVWSYVVPLSLPLLLMQCNVRDMGKDSLRLLGIFLFGSVGTMCGAILGFFLFGNFIPELNALAGVFTGTYVGGSVNFAALGEAFGVTGEMLSAATVADNLLMALYFFVLVMIPTIGFFRKNYKHPHQDAVEAGTVDKEEGETAAAAYWGRKEISLKDIAMAVAVSFVIVALSNTVATFLGGVIPTSNPVLSMLNTLFGNMYLWIATISMICATAAPGFFGEIRGTNELGTFLIYLFFFVIGVPASIPLIVRNSPLLLVFAAIVVIVNMVFSFVFGKIFKFDLEEIICASNANIGGPTTSAAMAVSKGWTKLVGPCLIVGTIGYVIGTYLGLIVGSLLGAA
- a CDS encoding membrane dipeptidase, producing the protein MNFDAHGDIWTDVTHHYLNGESDIFRKYHYDRFKKGQIEGGIFVIWNDPPFDKDPLKRTHQMMEAISHEEPDCADILKICRSYEDMVTARKEGKMYTFIGLEGLKSVGEDVDMIEEFYNFGARHASLTWNEENPLATGALGTPERGLTDLGRRAVRKIEDLGMILDVSHLNDTSFWDLLDAASGPVVATHSNCRALCDQRRNLTDDQLKALAETGGMVGLNSFNEFVHPDIHKQTVENLVKHLVHMVEIMGIDHVGFGFDFCEYLCGDTLDSFSSQENPYTIGLEDCSQVPNVIAEMKRVGFNDEEIEKISHKNWHNLIHKVMK
- a CDS encoding M23 family metallopeptidase — its product is MNQNPNPNQRKKSKPRKRRGATAAAVLSFAAAIAIVGTYTFRDYKESQREDQLALAEEARETQQQEPKESQETNTDLILNTEEPAEEKDAGMTEAEEEEESVLEENTEKDEAVQSTSSQIPGFTSDSKLLWPVDGNVLLSFSMDKTVYFSTLDQYKYNPAMVISGAEGDQVIASAPGIVKSIDVTAETGTTVNVDLGNGYELFYGQLKEVPVKAGDYVDAKTVLGYVGQPTKYYSVEGCNVYFEMRKDGQPVNPMEYLVE